A portion of the Candidatus Sulfotelmatobacter sp. genome contains these proteins:
- a CDS encoding ABC transporter permease, which yields MIATLLRISRTNLRRDRVAQMMVFVLPIVFFSIFAMVFGRQGFSSTPRISVAVVDEDRSDMSGYLIEAMKADPSLSVVDSARTELAAGTRTGSGGTGSGSQSTGPGASSSLVAIDRARATSMVREGNLPVAVVLPKGWGATFPNFSGQGMKVDVIADVSDPVASHLVVGLIQRCAGVVLKGGPQPVSAAGGPSGGPAATSASNDPGNLVATHVIDLMGDRKRGGRMISFYAAGIAVMFLLFSAAASGGALLDEQDSGTLERVLTTRVGMNGLLIGKWIHITSLGILQIVVMFLWGTVVFHLDLFSHLPGFAIMTVATAAAAAALGLVLATASRSRQQLMGVANVVILSMSALGGSMFPRFLMSATMQKIGLVTFNAWALDGYLKVFWRELPISSLAPQVGVLAGLTIAFLITARWLARRWEAA from the coding sequence ATGATCGCGACCCTGCTTCGCATCAGCCGCACCAATCTCCGGCGCGATCGTGTCGCGCAGATGATGGTGTTCGTACTTCCGATTGTCTTCTTTTCGATCTTCGCGATGGTGTTCGGCCGCCAGGGCTTCTCGTCCACGCCGCGCATCAGCGTCGCCGTGGTGGACGAGGACCGCTCGGACATGAGCGGCTACCTGATCGAGGCCATGAAGGCCGATCCAAGTCTTTCTGTCGTGGACTCTGCAAGGACCGAACTTGCGGCCGGCACTCGTACCGGTTCCGGTGGAACTGGATCAGGATCCCAGTCGACTGGCCCCGGGGCCAGTTCGTCGCTGGTCGCGATCGATCGCGCCCGCGCCACCTCGATGGTTCGCGAAGGCAATCTGCCGGTGGCGGTCGTGCTGCCGAAGGGCTGGGGCGCCACGTTTCCCAATTTCTCGGGCCAGGGCATGAAGGTGGACGTGATCGCCGACGTCTCCGACCCGGTCGCCTCGCATCTCGTGGTCGGCCTGATCCAGCGCTGCGCGGGCGTGGTGCTGAAGGGCGGGCCGCAGCCCGTGAGCGCGGCCGGCGGCCCAAGCGGCGGGCCGGCTGCCACCTCGGCCTCGAATGACCCGGGCAATCTGGTCGCCACCCACGTCATCGACCTGATGGGCGATCGCAAGCGCGGCGGCCGCATGATCTCGTTCTACGCCGCCGGGATCGCCGTGATGTTCCTGCTGTTCTCGGCCGCCGCCTCGGGCGGCGCGCTGCTCGACGAGCAGGATTCGGGCACGCTCGAGCGCGTGCTGACCACGCGAGTCGGCATGAATGGTCTCTTGATCGGGAAGTGGATCCACATCACCTCGCTCGGCATCCTCCAGATCGTGGTGATGTTTCTGTGGGGCACGGTCGTTTTTCATCTCGACCTGTTCTCGCACCTGCCCGGCTTCGCGATCATGACGGTCGCCACCGCGGCGGCCGCGGCGGCGCTTGGCCTGGTGCTGGCCACCGCATCGCGCTCGCGCCAGCAGCTGATGGGCGTGGCCAACGTCGTGATCCTCTCGATGTCGGCGCTCGGCGGCAGCATGTTCCCGCGCTTCCTGATGAGCGCGACCATGCAGAAGATCGGGCTCGTCACCTTCAACGCGTGGGCCCTGGATGGCTATCTCAAGGTCTTCTGGCGCGAACTGCCGATCAGCTCGCTCGCGCCGCAGGTCGGGGTACTGGCGGGGCTGACCATCGCATTCCTGATCACGGCGCGCTGGCTCGCGCGGCGCTGGGAGGCGGCGTAG
- a CDS encoding YdeI/OmpD-associated family protein, with protein sequence MGKKDPRVDAYIEKAAPFAQPILKQIRAVVHQACPDVEETLKWSMPSFTYKGMLCGMAAFKEHASLGFWKSKLILTPDGRQADEAMGQFGRLSSVKDLPPKKTLAGYIRKAMELNEGGVKVPRAVKAKKPPAKLPADLKSALSKNKKAMAIYEAFSPSHKREYVEWITEAKTDATRSKRVATAVEWMAAGKTRMWKYER encoded by the coding sequence ATGGGAAAGAAGGATCCACGCGTCGACGCATATATCGAGAAGGCCGCGCCGTTCGCGCAGCCAATCCTGAAGCAGATTCGCGCCGTCGTGCACCAGGCGTGTCCCGACGTGGAAGAAACGCTCAAGTGGAGCATGCCCTCGTTCACGTACAAAGGCATGCTGTGCGGCATGGCCGCGTTCAAGGAGCACGCATCGCTCGGCTTCTGGAAGAGCAAGCTGATCCTGACGCCCGACGGCCGCCAGGCCGATGAGGCGATGGGGCAGTTCGGCCGCCTGTCGAGCGTGAAGGACCTGCCGCCGAAGAAGACGCTCGCCGGCTACATCCGGAAGGCGATGGAGCTGAACGAGGGCGGCGTCAAGGTGCCGCGCGCCGTCAAGGCGAAGAAGCCGCCGGCGAAATTGCCCGCCGACTTGAAGAGCGCGCTGTCCAAGAACAAGAAGGCGATGGCGATCTACGAAGCCTTCAGCCCCAGCCACAAGCGCGAGTACGTCGAGTGGATCACCGAGGCCAAGACCGACGCGACGCGCTCGAAGCGCGTGGCGACCGCCGTGGAGTGGATGGCGGCCGGCAAGACGCGCATGTGGAAGTACGAGCGATAG